A DNA window from Pseudoalteromonas spongiae UST010723-006 contains the following coding sequences:
- the murJ gene encoding murein biosynthesis integral membrane protein MurJ, translating into MAKGLFRSGMVVSLMTFISRILGLVRDAVTAHLLGAGAAADIFLFANKIPNFLRRLFAEGAFAQAFVPVLTEVKEKDGDNGVRIFVAQAAGTLGTVLLIVTILGVLGSGVVAAIFAPGWYNEYVTGGAEGFKYELFSQMLKLTFPYLFFVSLVALSGAVLNVYNQFSVAAFTPVLLNISIIGCAYYFHDKFEFGAFAMALGVFIGGLVQLLFQLPFLRKNNVLVKPTFAWRDKNVKKVRTLMLPAMFGVSVSQINLLLDTVIASFLVTGSVAWLYYSDRLIEFPLGLFGIGIATVILPTLSKLHVNDDPKQFQATVDWGVRFVVWLGIPACFGLIVLAPLIINVLFGHGEFMASGNHIEKVAMGVTAYAFGLLSFMLIKVLAPAFYAKQNTKTPAKIGVAAMVLNMVFNLILAPMFGYLGLALATSLSATCNAILLYYFLHKQGVYGVSKTTVWFFVKCLIASILMFLAVSQLQHYFPWQQQGFMQQVALLSGFIVVAVVVYFLLLVLMGVRFRQIKNIN; encoded by the coding sequence GTGGCAAAAGGCCTATTTCGTTCGGGCATGGTTGTGAGTTTAATGACCTTTATTTCCCGTATTTTAGGATTGGTTCGCGATGCGGTTACGGCTCATTTACTCGGCGCAGGTGCTGCTGCTGATATTTTTTTATTTGCTAATAAAATCCCCAATTTTTTACGTCGCCTCTTTGCCGAAGGAGCATTTGCGCAAGCTTTTGTACCCGTATTAACTGAAGTAAAAGAAAAAGACGGCGACAACGGAGTACGCATATTTGTAGCCCAAGCAGCAGGCACACTCGGTACGGTGTTATTAATTGTCACAATTCTTGGGGTGTTAGGATCAGGTGTAGTTGCCGCGATATTTGCACCGGGTTGGTACAATGAATATGTTACTGGCGGTGCAGAAGGGTTTAAGTATGAACTATTCAGTCAAATGCTTAAATTAACCTTTCCTTATTTGTTTTTTGTTAGTCTTGTGGCGTTATCTGGCGCAGTACTCAATGTCTACAACCAGTTTTCGGTTGCCGCTTTTACGCCTGTTTTATTAAATATCTCTATTATTGGTTGCGCATATTACTTTCACGATAAATTTGAGTTTGGTGCATTTGCTATGGCACTTGGTGTGTTTATCGGTGGCCTAGTACAGCTTTTGTTTCAACTGCCATTTTTACGAAAAAATAATGTGCTGGTAAAACCAACATTTGCGTGGCGCGATAAAAACGTAAAGAAAGTGCGTACGTTAATGTTACCTGCAATGTTTGGTGTTTCGGTAAGCCAAATCAACTTGTTGTTAGATACAGTGATTGCATCGTTCTTAGTTACCGGCTCAGTTGCTTGGCTTTATTATTCTGACCGTTTAATTGAATTTCCACTTGGCTTATTTGGTATTGGTATTGCGACAGTTATTTTGCCTACCTTGTCTAAGCTACATGTCAATGATGATCCTAAACAGTTTCAAGCCACAGTCGACTGGGGCGTACGTTTTGTTGTTTGGCTTGGCATTCCCGCCTGTTTTGGTTTAATAGTGTTAGCGCCTTTGATTATTAATGTGTTGTTTGGTCATGGGGAATTTATGGCCAGCGGCAATCATATTGAAAAGGTGGCAATGGGTGTTACTGCGTATGCGTTTGGCCTGTTAAGCTTTATGTTGATTAAGGTTCTGGCCCCCGCTTTTTACGCGAAACAAAATACTAAAACACCAGCCAAAATTGGCGTAGCCGCAATGGTATTAAATATGGTGTTTAATTTAATACTAGCCCCAATGTTTGGCTATTTAGGTTTAGCGCTGGCAACATCGCTTTCAGCTACCTGTAATGCAATTTTACTCTATTACTTTTTGCACAAGCAGGGTGTTTATGGGGTGTCGAAAACCACTGTATGGTTCTTCGTAAAGTGTTTAATAGCCAGTATTTTAATGTTTTTAGCTGTTTCTCAATTACAGCACTATTTCCCATGGCAGCAGCAAGGCTTTATGCAACAAGTGGCTTTGTTAAGTGGATTTATCGTGGTCGCAGTAGTTGTTTATTTTTTACTGCTTGTGCTCATGGGTGTGCGATTCAGACAAATAAAAAATATTAACTGA
- the rpsT gene encoding 30S ribosomal protein S20, protein MANIKSAKKRAITSEKRRQHNASRRSMMRTFFKKVVAEIEAGNKEGAQAAFEKVVPVLDRYATKGLIHKNKAARHKSRLAAKIKAL, encoded by the coding sequence TTGGCTAACATCAAGTCTGCAAAAAAACGTGCTATTACGAGCGAAAAGCGTCGTCAGCACAACGCAAGCCGTCGTTCAATGATGCGTACTTTCTTCAAGAAAGTAGTTGCTGAAATCGAAGCGGGTAACAAAGAAGGCGCACAAGCAGCTTTCGAAAAAGTAGTTCCAGTTTTAGACCGTTACGCAACTAAAGGTCTAATTCACAAGAACAAAGCAGCTCGTCACAAGAGCCGTCTTGCTGCAAAAATTAAAGCACTTTAA
- a CDS encoding response regulator, with amino-acid sequence MSGEHAILIVDDVGTVRNFLHQTLIHFGLANIDEASTAQACLEQIKNHQYDVIFLDIELPDGDGKELIKSINEISPEANVVMVSAHSTVENVKDAIERGAKGFVVKPFSPKKIAGILKKLLPELAI; translated from the coding sequence ATGAGTGGTGAGCACGCTATTTTAATAGTAGATGATGTAGGGACAGTGAGAAACTTTCTTCACCAGACTTTGATTCATTTTGGTTTAGCAAACATAGACGAAGCATCAACTGCACAAGCGTGTTTGGAACAGATTAAAAACCATCAATACGACGTGATTTTTTTAGATATTGAATTGCCAGATGGTGATGGTAAAGAACTGATCAAATCAATTAACGAGATTTCACCCGAGGCGAATGTGGTCATGGTTTCGGCACACTCAACGGTTGAAAACGTTAAGGACGCGATTGAACGTGGTGCAAAAGGGTTTGTGGTAAAGCCATTTTCACCAAAAAAGATTGCAGGTATTTTGAAGAAGCTACTGCCTGAGCTGGCAATTTAG
- the smrA gene encoding DNA endonuclease SmrA, with product MSHSDSDLFLQQMADVTPLKQDAVSTPTSNAKNALSNFYKQQSSKQISLLNDALSSATVEYVEPDDYISYKSSGLQAGVFKNLRLAKYDIDGKIELQGHSIKEAQDKLIQELSDCHRRNIRVVLIKHGVGKENSEQPAKLKSHVNAWLVHFPFVLGFHSAQTHHGGYGAVYVLLSKNEQAKLANKEIHAKK from the coding sequence ATGTCACATTCCGATTCTGACCTTTTTTTACAGCAAATGGCTGATGTAACGCCACTCAAACAAGACGCTGTTTCAACCCCAACCTCTAACGCTAAGAACGCGCTAAGTAATTTCTACAAGCAACAAAGCTCAAAGCAAATAAGCTTACTAAATGATGCATTGAGTAGTGCAACTGTTGAATACGTTGAACCCGACGATTACATTAGCTACAAATCTTCAGGCCTTCAGGCTGGCGTATTTAAAAACTTGCGACTTGCCAAATATGATATCGATGGCAAAATTGAGCTGCAGGGCCACTCCATCAAAGAAGCACAGGATAAGTTAATACAAGAGTTGTCTGATTGTCATCGCCGCAACATACGTGTTGTGCTTATTAAACACGGTGTTGGCAAAGAAAATAGCGAACAACCAGCTAAATTAAAAAGTCATGTAAATGCGTGGCTTGTGCATTTCCCGTTTGTACTTGGCTTTCATAGCGCGCAAACCCATCACGGTGGCTATGGCGCAGTTTACGTATTGTTGAGTAAAAACGAACAAGCAAAACTTGCAAACAAAGAAATTCACGCAAAAAAATAA